One Bombus fervidus isolate BK054 chromosome 2, iyBomFerv1, whole genome shotgun sequence DNA segment encodes these proteins:
- the LOC141445959 gene encoding uncharacterized protein, which produces MNGFVEGATFESIVHYVLKNMKITQARAGYLVMEVLKAGVSLGRIKKTPRGTYILATDKPGSITHNIKEPHFSDDSDYDVSSEDSS; this is translated from the coding sequence ATGAACGGGTTCGTGGAGGGTGCCACGTTCGAGAGTATCGTGCATTATGTGTTGAAGAATATGAAGATTACCCAAGCGCGAGCTGGCTACCTAGTAATGGAGGTTCTGAAGGCAGGAGTTTCTCTAGGACGCATCAAGAAAACTCCTCGCGGCACCTATATCTTGGCAACAGACAAACCTGGCTCTATCACGCACAACATTAAAGAACCACATTTCAGCGACGACAGCGATTATGACGTTTCGTCCGAAGACAGTTCGTGa